Within the Pseudorasbora parva isolate DD20220531a chromosome 20, ASM2467924v1, whole genome shotgun sequence genome, the region ggccaGGGAGATAGGGGCATCCATAACGAATTTTTTATCTCTATCTTTAATTTCAGATAAATTTagcgacagatgcctctccgtggctaccagggctgccatagactaaTGCTAAAGTTGTTCTGACTGGCTTAGTGGGCAGCTGCGGGGCTCTTAGCGACGATGCAGACTcaggggagagatagctcgctaGCGTCTCTTCCACCTGAGGCATCGCCGCATACCCATGTCTTTTCAACCCCACTATATTTGAATACTCGCAAGTGGCGGGGTTTAAAACTCTAAAGGATGCCGGTTTCGCTTAGGACCTCGACACCTCGGTGTTAAGCTCCAGAAAAAAACGGCAAGCCCCTTGAGCTCTCGATGGCAGAAAGCACTCGTCTAATTTACTAGACTGACGGGCTTCCTGCCTCTCGGCTGGCCAGTCAAGGCTTAATCTAGCTACAGCACGAGTGACAACCTCCAAAAGCTCCTCTTGAGCATGTGTGTGAACCGGCGAAATGTGTTCTTCGTCCAGGCTCACAACATCCAGCTCTTCAGGACTGGAATGCTTATGAGCCTGCGCTTCAGCACGAGCAgaagaaaccgcagagcgtgcttctAACTCGTGAACTGAAACGTCAGATCTAGCGGGTAAGGGCAGAGATTGTagatcacccgtctctaactcCGGCGCTAGATCCATTTGCGATCCCCAGGACACGAGCCTTCGCTGCACCTCGGCAaaagcgggacccgagccctgaggaccgcgagccgAAGCACCCTACTCGAAGAGTGCTCGGCAGAATCGAAGCGTTCTCATGCTTAGCttctcgcaatgctcgcagtcagccccctcgagggctgcctgggcatgctcaGATCCCAAACACATAACACAGATCGTGactatccccacccgtgatgtaacgtgggcagggagTAACACATTGTCTGAACTGTTTCCTCGCCATAatatttcttttttcaaaacacatcaaatagacaaacaatatttCACATAAAGCACTTAAGACACAGAAGCTAACGCTGTTTGGTCcgggtgtgctttatagcttcctggtcaatgacgtcacccgcctatgacgtatcGCCATGGTATTGGGCAGATTTTacgagtgcttcatgacgcaatcacgcagaggtgttcccgtagcgtttcgacgcagctcaagttccctcgataagggaaatGCCTTTTTACTGCGGAGGTGATAGGCTTAACGTTTAAACTAACATTGGGAtatttgaagtgttttataGGTATGGATTGTATTCTAAGCAAGACAGGTCAAGTgctgatttgagagactaaattgATCAAACACGTGGGCTCACTGTCGGCCAGTAACTCACTGTTGGCTTGgtctttacttaaaaaataaaaataaatatttaatttactaAACAAAAATGCTtcaaacttttttctaaattatcttaaagaaatgaaatgaaatgttacttttacattaaaaacaaagctgAACTATTTAAATAGCTGCAACAGTGTGTAATAgtgagaattaaaaataaatggaaaaaaacccAGGCCCCAGTCGGACTTGGGGAGAGAGTTTGTTAAAGGAACattccaccgtttttagaaatagggcttattcaacttctttcctacatgagggcaaatgcatttttgtcttagTGCATGCTGTCTCTTGACTACTTTTAAGGATTCCTATTTTTTAAGATTGCACTCTCCATTTAAAGAGGAGAGTTGAGATCTGAATGAAATTGAAGTGATTTTCATGATTTCATAactgaaaaaaaacttttagttCACAGACTTAAAAATTTCCTCAGGAAAAAGGCTAaccttaaagtccacatgagtTCACGCAGGAAATAAGCTGTAAACCTGTCAACAGTGAGGAATAAGTTTAAATCAAGGAGACGTTCGAGTCCATATGAGAATTCACTCTGGAGAAAAGCCTTTCACATACtgtcagtgtggaaagagtttgtTTGCAAGGAAACCTTAAAGTCCACAttagagttcacactggagagaagccttacacctgccaacagtgtggaataCGTTTCAATCAAAAAGGAACGATGGACCCTGAACCCACGGTTTTAATGTATTGCGTGTCTGaatgttttgatgtttgttGCTTTGTGGCATTAAATTGGGATTAACTTTTGTCCTTTTTCACCTTAGACCTGATGCCATTGGAAGAGGAGAGTCAAGATCTGAATGAAATGGAAGAGAAAGATCAGGACAAGACACATAATGATAACATAACTGAAGAAACATCTTTTAATTGCTCACAGACTAAAAAAACTACTTCAGGAAAAAGGGCTCAGAAAACATGGAATATCCGTAAGTTCACCTGCCGTAAGTGTGGACTAAATTTCAAAACGCATGGAAACCTTGAAGCCCATCTGAGAGTTCACTCTGGAAGGAAGctttacacctgccaacagtgtggagtAACTTTCAATCAACAAGGAAACCTTCAAGCTCACATGAGaactcacactggagagaaggcTTTCACCTGTAAACAGTGTGGATTGAGTTTCAGACAAAAAGAACACCTTAATTACCACATGgaaattcacactggagagaggcTGAGATTCGCCTGTCAACTGTGTGGAACAAGATTCACTGAAAAAGGAAACCTTGAAGCTCACATCAGAGTTCACACTGAAGAGAGGCTTTACCGCTGCAAACAGTGTGGAACAAGTTTCACTGAAAATGGAAACCTTGAAGCTCACATGCGtactcacactggagagaagcctttcatcTGCCAAcactgtggaaagagtttcagccAAAAAGGAAACCTTACTTTCCACATGGATATTCACACTGCAGAGAAGCCTTTTACGtgctctcagtgtggaaagagtttcagtcgAGAAGGAAaccttaaagtccacatgaaaattcacactggagagaaatcTTTCATCTGCCCGCACTGTGGAGACCGTTTCAGTCAAGAGGGAAACCTTAAATCGCACATGAAAATTCATACTGGGAGGAATACAGaataaatagaataaaaaaacatttgtactTTCCTAAAGTTGTTCATATGTAAAAACTTCAGGTTTAGAAGCTGTAATCACACGGCTAATGTACATTAGTAAATGCAAACGCAAGTATGCCAGACCGTCATTTTACATACTGATACACTCGAGATCATGTTAGTTGCATAACTTGTAAAATGAAGAAGATCTATAAATAATATGAAACATGTATAGGTGTGGTGAATAGCTAGATTAGGGGATGCAGAAAGCtttgtataattatatattcaCGTGTTTGCACATCATATATAACAGGTGTTGAACACTGAAGTGTGTACAATTCAAGCTGTAGataaatttttactgtatactattattttttattagtatTCATTATCAGTTAATATTATggatttgttttattgttctTTACTGATATTCATTATcatttgtattttaattattatttagtcaGAGTGAGTCTGAGCACAGGAGCATGAGAcatgagcccctttcacactgcgattccggcaaatacacggataatgcgacccggcatttgttcccgggccgctagatttggtccattcacactgccagcgaaataccgtaatatgtgcgctttcacacacaacccataACAGTCCCGgaacgagttgacacgtgacatcctgatgtgacgtataatggcgagcgatctcagcttcagcgcggatagtaaggagctccgtggtctcgacttgtgtccagtttgcgcacatttctgcttgtttaattttacgTAAATTTTACGTAAATACGTaaactctctgcgtttaaaacaccgactagctcttttggcactgcagggttgtattattgaaaaaacaagctctaggagtcgcacgataactacggacacgttgcggcattagttttggcttttattCACACAGCGCTCATCCCAGACCGaataccgcaatgttactaggtccccgacccgggttcaattcggtaatcaattccgggacgtggttgctttcacacagaaggcgacccggcaatgttccgggaatattgcgggtccgacgtgcagtgtgaaaggggcaaTGGAGAGATCATTTTGAACACAGGAATATGTAGAATAAGTTTTCCAATTATGTACATGTGTCTGTAATTCTCTGTAAAGAAGTATTGTGTCGCGTCACAAGATCTCTATAATGCATATTTTGAACAATGAACAAGTTTCTCTATGCATGTCCTAGGGaaggggtccccaatctcggtcctggaaggccgctgtcctgcagagtttagctccaaccccagtcaaacacacctgaaccagctaatcagtgtcttactaggtcctataaaggcattgatttgctgtttcaggtgtgtttgattggggttggaccgagattggggacccctgtCCTAGGTTATACTGTGCCGTGTGAAAGCACAAGGTATAGTGTAAACAACCTGTTTATCTGGTAATACAATTCATTTCTCTATCTAAGCAACATATAAAATTCAAACTGCGTGTCCAAGAAGACTGTAATGAAAGCTGTAATGAACACCATCTCCTAGACATTGTCTTTCTCTCCTATGccttatataaaataataaaaggaaAATCTCTTGGCAAAATAACTGGTGTCCAGTCCTGTGAATTAAACTACCAGAGGGAAAAGCTTTTTAAGTCTACAAAGTGCTGACTGGTGAAGAGTGTTCTTTTCTGACATATGCTGTGtttgaaatcgccccctataacCTCATTCATTATGCCCTACATAACTCCACTATTATAGTCCACTTGAGTGAGTGAATAAAACAGAGGACACAGGAAGGACTGCCGCTTTTGGATAGTTTGTGCGCgctgtttaataattatttgaaatgtaGCCAACTAGCTGCTCCAgggggatagttcacccaaaaatttaaatgtgatgtttatctgg harbors:
- the LOC137049255 gene encoding zinc finger protein OZF-like isoform X3, whose protein sequence is MEFIKEETEDLKIEEVFSLKHEETEGQIKTEKSEDLKIEEVFSLKHEEIEGQIKKEKTEDLKIEEVFSLKPEETEGQIKKEESEDLKIEETFRVKDEETEEQTDLMPLEEESQDLNEMEEKDQDKTHNDNITEETSFNCSQTKKTTSGKRAQKTWNIRKFTCRKCGLNFKTHGNLEAHLRVHSGRKLYTCQQCGVTFNQQGNLQAHMRTHTGEKAFTCKQCGLSFRQKEHLNYHMEIHTGERLRFACQLCGTRFTEKGNLEAHIRVHTEERLYRCKQCGTSFTENGNLEAHMRTHTGEKPFICQHCGKSFSQKGNLTFHMDIHTAEKPFTCSQCGKSFSREGNLKVHMKIHTGEKSFICPHCGDRFSQEGNLKSHMKIHTGRNTE